The following are from one region of the Streptomyces rubrogriseus genome:
- a CDS encoding DUF3558 family protein has translation MSEGTMQLRAQRDQRDPQAKRAKRLTRVLVGAAAVPVMLVAAGCSSDSGSDDGKDKAAQESAASKSASPSPTVKAAAYGKLPQPCSVVTKKTLDDLVPKGDSGKEGSSNDTATRASCSWDSLDDNGVKGSQFRWLSVSLLRFESDVTRGEGEKLAHDYYLKQVKDAQAAEGAKGLKTAPVSRTGNEASVVSYDLKKKEGTFKQQTVVARAENVVVTLDFNGAGLAGDKTPDAGDLVKDAQKAAKEAVAAVMKANDTSAGGKPSGTPQGSGSPSEPASETSSKAPSKSS, from the coding sequence ATGAGTGAAGGAACCATGCAGCTACGAGCCCAGCGTGACCAGCGAGACCCGCAAGCGAAGCGAGCGAAGCGACTCACCCGCGTCCTTGTCGGCGCGGCCGCCGTACCCGTGATGCTGGTGGCAGCCGGCTGCTCCTCGGACTCCGGCTCCGACGACGGCAAGGACAAGGCCGCGCAGGAGTCCGCCGCGTCGAAGTCCGCGAGCCCGTCCCCGACGGTGAAGGCCGCGGCGTACGGGAAGCTTCCGCAGCCGTGCTCGGTGGTGACGAAGAAGACGCTGGACGACCTGGTGCCCAAGGGCGACTCCGGCAAGGAGGGTTCGTCCAACGACACTGCGACGCGGGCCAGTTGCTCGTGGGACAGTCTCGACGACAACGGCGTGAAGGGTTCTCAGTTCCGCTGGCTGAGCGTGTCGCTGCTGCGCTTCGAGTCGGACGTGACGCGCGGCGAGGGCGAGAAGCTGGCGCACGACTACTACCTGAAGCAGGTGAAGGACGCGCAGGCCGCGGAGGGCGCGAAGGGCCTCAAGACCGCGCCGGTGAGCCGCACGGGCAACGAGGCCTCCGTGGTGAGTTACGACCTGAAGAAGAAGGAGGGCACCTTCAAGCAGCAGACGGTCGTGGCACGGGCCGAGAACGTCGTCGTGACCCTCGACTTCAACGGCGCGGGCCTGGCGGGCGACAAGACCCCGGACGCCGGCGACCTGGTGAAGGACGCGCAGAAGGCGGCCAAGGAGGCGGTGGCCGCGGTGATGAAGGCCAACGACACCTCCGCCGGCGGCAAGCCGAGCGGCACGCCGCAGGGCTCCGGGTCCCCCTCGGAGCCGGCGTCCGAGACGTCCTCGAAGGCCCCCTCGAAGTCGAGCTGA
- a CDS encoding RtcB family protein, with amino-acid sequence MSYVELPGAKVPIRMWTDPATVEEGALQQLRNVATLPWIKGLAVMPDVHYGKGATVGSVIAMRGAVCPAAVGVDIGCGMSAVKTSLTANDLPGDLSRLRSKIEQAIPVGRGMHDSPLEPGRFHGLATGGWDDFWGRFDGVAEAVKFRHERAGKQMGTLGGGNHFVEVCTDTTGSVWLMLHSGSRNIGKELAEHHIGVAQKLPHNQGLVDRDLAVFVADTPQMAAYRNDLFWAQEYAKYNRTLMMALLKDVVRKEFKKAKPVFEQEISAHHNYVAEERYDGMDLLVTRKGAIRAGSGDFGIIPGSMGTGSYIVKGLGNAKSFNSASHGAGRRMSRNAAKRRFSTKDLEEQTRGVECRKDSGVVDEIPGAYKPIDQVIDQQRDLVEVVAKLKQVVCVKG; translated from the coding sequence ATGTCGTACGTGGAGCTGCCGGGCGCGAAGGTGCCGATCCGGATGTGGACCGACCCGGCGACGGTCGAGGAGGGCGCGCTCCAGCAGCTGCGCAACGTCGCGACCCTGCCGTGGATCAAGGGCCTCGCGGTCATGCCGGACGTGCACTACGGCAAGGGTGCGACGGTCGGCTCCGTGATCGCGATGCGGGGCGCGGTGTGCCCGGCGGCGGTGGGCGTCGACATCGGCTGCGGCATGTCGGCGGTCAAGACGTCCCTGACGGCGAACGACCTGCCCGGTGACCTGTCCCGGCTGCGCTCGAAGATCGAGCAGGCGATTCCGGTGGGGCGGGGGATGCACGACAGTCCCCTTGAGCCGGGACGCTTCCACGGGCTGGCGACCGGCGGGTGGGACGACTTCTGGGGGCGGTTCGACGGAGTCGCCGAAGCGGTCAAGTTCCGTCACGAACGGGCCGGAAAGCAGATGGGTACGCTCGGCGGCGGAAATCATTTCGTCGAAGTGTGCACGGATACGACCGGTTCTGTCTGGCTGATGCTGCACTCCGGTTCCCGCAACATCGGCAAGGAACTGGCCGAGCACCACATCGGCGTCGCCCAGAAGCTCCCGCACAACCAGGGTCTGGTCGACCGCGACCTCGCGGTGTTCGTCGCGGACACCCCGCAGATGGCCGCGTACCGCAACGACCTGTTCTGGGCGCAGGAGTACGCGAAGTACAACCGCACGCTCATGATGGCGCTCCTCAAGGACGTGGTCCGCAAGGAGTTCAAGAAGGCCAAGCCGGTCTTCGAGCAGGAGATCAGCGCCCACCACAACTACGTGGCCGAGGAGCGGTACGACGGGATGGACCTGCTGGTGACCCGCAAGGGCGCGATCCGCGCGGGTTCCGGGGACTTCGGGATCATCCCCGGTTCCATGGGCACGGGTTCGTACATCGTGAAGGGACTCGGCAACGCCAAGTCCTTCAACTCCGCCTCCCACGGCGCCGGTCGGCGGATGAGCCGGAACGCCGCCAAGCGCCGCTTCTCCACCAAGGACCTGGAGGAGCAGACGCGGGGTGTGGAGTGCCGCAAGGACTCCGGAGTCGTGGACGAGATCCCGGGCGCCTACAAGCCGATCGACCAGGTCATCGACCAGCAGCGCGACCTGGTGGAGGTCGTGGCGAAGCTGAAGCAGGTCGTCTGCGTGAAGGGCTGA
- a CDS encoding YnfA family protein has protein sequence MLVLRSAALFVVAALFEIGGAWLVWQGVREQRGWLWAAGGVLALGAYGFVATFQPDAHFGRILAAYGGIFVAGSILWGVVADGYRPDRWDIAGALVCLTGMALIMWAPRNGG, from the coding sequence ATGCTCGTGCTCCGCTCCGCCGCCCTCTTCGTCGTCGCCGCCCTGTTCGAGATCGGCGGTGCCTGGCTGGTGTGGCAGGGCGTGCGCGAGCAGCGCGGCTGGCTCTGGGCGGCGGGCGGGGTCCTCGCCCTCGGCGCCTACGGCTTCGTCGCCACCTTCCAGCCCGACGCGCACTTCGGCCGCATCCTCGCCGCGTACGGCGGGATCTTCGTGGCCGGCTCGATCCTGTGGGGCGTGGTCGCCGACGGCTACCGCCCGGACCGCTGGGACATCGCCGGGGCGCTGGTCTGCCTGACCGGGATGGCCCTGATCATGTGGGCCCCGCGCAACGGAGGCTGA
- a CDS encoding acyltransferase family protein: MRIGKTSAGSRPADAPQGSAGRQAPRGRIGILDGLRLCAALMVVLYHYVAFGEGWEGSQARLFPVLFRPSAYGWLGVELFFMISGFVICMSSWGRSVSHFFTSRVIRLFPAYWLAIVVTTAVVFFMPGGITPLPWRDLLVNLTMLQRPMGVDEVEGVYWTLWAEMRFYLLFALVVWRGVTYRRVVVFCCVWATVAALATRGDANPLTDLVMAQDCWFFIAGLAFYLMYRFGQNLLLWGMIAFCFAMGNHTAMATWRATLDNVGHNVPGWGVAVVLTVFFVTMAGVSLGWFRRIDWRWLPTAGALTYPLYLLHESIGWEVFHRYQYTVNQWVLVGGTLAGVLVLSYLVHRLVEKPMSKRLKTGLTKAFEQIRAEGATPHERPPTPVGPARPEPGPPGSGPLPHGHELDSPTRTLRLPAAPPPASAAPPRSRPVSG; this comes from the coding sequence GTGCGAATAGGAAAGACGTCCGCCGGGAGCCGTCCGGCGGACGCGCCTCAAGGGAGCGCCGGCCGGCAGGCACCCCGCGGCCGGATCGGCATCCTGGACGGACTGAGGCTCTGCGCGGCCCTCATGGTCGTCCTCTACCACTACGTCGCCTTCGGCGAGGGCTGGGAAGGCTCTCAGGCGCGGCTGTTCCCGGTGCTCTTCCGGCCGTCGGCCTACGGGTGGCTCGGTGTCGAGCTGTTCTTCATGATCAGCGGCTTCGTCATCTGCATGAGTTCGTGGGGCCGCAGCGTCTCCCACTTCTTCACCTCGCGCGTGATCCGGCTCTTCCCCGCCTACTGGCTGGCCATCGTCGTCACCACCGCCGTCGTGTTCTTCATGCCGGGCGGCATCACCCCGTTGCCCTGGCGCGACCTCCTGGTCAACCTGACCATGCTGCAGCGGCCCATGGGGGTCGACGAGGTCGAGGGCGTGTACTGGACCCTCTGGGCGGAGATGCGCTTCTACCTGCTCTTCGCGCTGGTCGTGTGGCGGGGCGTGACGTACCGGCGCGTGGTCGTCTTCTGCTGCGTGTGGGCGACCGTGGCGGCGCTGGCGACACGGGGCGACGCCAATCCCCTCACCGACCTGGTGATGGCGCAGGACTGCTGGTTCTTCATCGCCGGGCTGGCCTTCTACCTCATGTACCGCTTCGGGCAGAACCTGCTGCTGTGGGGCATGATCGCCTTCTGCTTCGCGATGGGCAACCACACGGCGATGGCGACCTGGCGGGCGACGCTGGACAACGTCGGACACAACGTCCCCGGCTGGGGCGTGGCGGTCGTGCTCACAGTCTTCTTCGTGACGATGGCGGGTGTGTCCCTGGGCTGGTTCCGCCGGATCGACTGGCGCTGGCTGCCCACCGCCGGGGCTCTCACCTATCCCCTGTACCTCCTGCACGAGTCCATCGGCTGGGAGGTGTTCCACCGCTACCAGTACACCGTCAACCAGTGGGTTCTGGTCGGCGGGACGCTGGCGGGGGTCCTGGTGCTCTCCTACCTCGTGCACCGGTTGGTGGAGAAGCCCATGTCCAAGCGCCTCAAGACCGGTCTGACCAAGGCCTTCGAGCAGATCCGGGCCGAGGGGGCCACGCCTCACGAGCGGCCCCCGACGCCCGTCGGGCCGGCGCGTCCGGAGCCCGGTCCGCCGGGCTCGGGACCGCTGCCACACGGGCACGAACTGGACTCCCCGACTCGGACACTCAGGCTGCCCGCAGCCCCTCCCCCAGCCTCCGCAGCCCCTCCGCGATCTCGTCCGGTGTCTGGGTGA
- a CDS encoding DUF3558 domain-containing protein: protein MQRKAYVPGVAALLAALLAGCTGGSGGGATADDSNPGQPGVATEAAEPGKYRTLPEPCAVVGHKALDTLLPGIEEIADEEQRERAYSGEPTLAYDTDRKVGCRWKVESAEATDHLFVDFERVVSYDGSVSDAGEAEELFAQQVEAADLPEPVVSESGSATSDSPSGSPSSSSSGESGESGESGESGEPAGGAGGTPSSSASAPSSSPSSSSTASPAEVQPRLLDDLGDEAFVDDALSSSGSTAKRRTVTVAFRTSNVVVTIEYAEQSATLGVVPDSEEMQDMARKLASQLADSLGG, encoded by the coding sequence GTGCAGCGGAAGGCCTACGTACCGGGCGTCGCCGCCCTCCTGGCGGCGTTGCTGGCCGGCTGCACCGGCGGCTCGGGCGGCGGCGCCACCGCGGACGACTCGAACCCGGGGCAGCCCGGGGTCGCGACCGAGGCGGCCGAGCCCGGCAAGTACCGCACCCTTCCTGAGCCGTGCGCCGTGGTCGGCCACAAGGCGCTGGACACCCTTCTGCCCGGCATCGAGGAGATCGCCGACGAGGAGCAGCGCGAGCGGGCGTACTCCGGCGAGCCGACGCTCGCGTACGACACGGACCGCAAGGTCGGCTGCCGCTGGAAGGTGGAGTCGGCCGAGGCCACGGACCATCTCTTCGTGGACTTCGAGCGGGTGGTGTCCTACGACGGCTCCGTGAGCGACGCCGGCGAGGCCGAGGAGCTGTTCGCGCAGCAGGTGGAGGCGGCCGACCTGCCCGAGCCGGTCGTCTCGGAGTCCGGGTCCGCCACCTCGGACTCCCCGTCCGGCAGCCCCTCCTCGTCCTCCTCCGGAGAGTCCGGAGAGTCCGGGGAGTCCGGGGAGTCCGGAGAACCGGCCGGCGGCGCGGGCGGCACGCCCTCGTCCTCGGCCTCCGCCCCCTCGTCCTCCCCCTCCTCCTCGTCGACCGCGTCCCCCGCCGAGGTCCAGCCCCGGCTCCTGGACGACCTGGGCGACGAGGCGTTCGTGGACGACGCGCTCAGCAGTTCCGGCTCGACGGCGAAGCGGCGCACCGTGACTGTGGCGTTCCGCACGTCGAACGTCGTGGTGACCATCGAGTACGCGGAGCAGTCGGCGACGCTCGGAGTCGTCCCGGACAGCGAGGAAATGCAGGACATGGCGCGGAAACTGGCCTCCCAGCTGGCGGACTCACTGGGCGGCTGA
- the lysS gene encoding lysine--tRNA ligase, producing MPIVAQSTETTDWVSRFADEVIAESERRAPGKPGVVVASGLSPSGPIHLGNLREVMTPHLVADEVRRRGHEVRHLISWDDYDRYRKVPAGVPGVDETWAEHIGKPLTSVPAPKGSPHPNWAEHFKAAMVDSLAEMGVEFDGISQTAQYTSGVYREQILHAMKHRRDIDAILDQYRTKKAPAKKSQKPVDEAELEAAEGSGAAAEDDGSSGSAGYFPYKPYCGNCEKDLTTVTAYDDDSTELTYACTACGFSETVRLSEFNRGKLVWKVDWPMRWAYEGVVFEPSGVDHSSPGSSFQVGGQIVGIFGGEQPIGPMYAFVGISGMAKMSSSKGGVPTPADALKIMEPQLLRWLYARRRPNQSFKIAFDQEIQRLYDEWDRLDAKVADGSALPADAAAHSRAVRTAAGELPRTPRPLPYRTLASVADITAGHEDQALRILGELDPADPIALLDQARPRYDKAEAWINTHVPADQRTIVRQEPDAELLKSLDEPSRQSLRLLLDGLADHWSLDGLTHHVYGVPKVQAGFPADATPKELPPEIKTAQRTFFALLYHLLVGRDTGPRLPTLLLAVGQDRVRTLLGE from the coding sequence GTGCCGATCGTGGCTCAGAGCACAGAGACCACCGACTGGGTCTCCCGTTTCGCGGACGAGGTCATCGCCGAGTCGGAGCGCCGTGCCCCGGGCAAACCAGGTGTCGTCGTCGCCTCCGGACTCTCCCCCTCCGGCCCCATCCACCTGGGCAACCTGCGCGAGGTCATGACCCCGCACCTGGTCGCCGACGAGGTGCGCCGCCGGGGACACGAGGTGCGGCACCTGATCTCCTGGGACGACTACGACCGCTACCGCAAGGTCCCGGCCGGCGTCCCCGGCGTGGACGAGACCTGGGCCGAGCACATCGGCAAGCCGCTCACCTCCGTCCCGGCCCCCAAGGGCTCCCCCCACCCCAACTGGGCGGAGCACTTCAAGGCCGCGATGGTCGACTCGCTCGCCGAGATGGGCGTCGAGTTCGACGGGATCAGCCAGACCGCGCAGTACACCTCCGGCGTCTACCGCGAGCAGATCCTGCACGCCATGAAGCACCGCCGGGACATCGACGCCATCCTCGACCAGTACCGCACCAAGAAGGCGCCCGCGAAGAAGTCGCAGAAGCCGGTCGACGAGGCCGAGCTGGAGGCCGCCGAGGGCTCCGGCGCCGCCGCCGAGGACGACGGCAGCTCCGGCTCCGCCGGGTACTTCCCGTACAAGCCCTACTGCGGCAACTGCGAGAAGGACCTGACCACGGTCACCGCCTACGACGACGACTCGACCGAGCTGACCTACGCCTGCACCGCCTGCGGCTTCTCCGAGACCGTGCGGCTGAGCGAGTTCAACCGCGGCAAGCTGGTCTGGAAGGTCGACTGGCCGATGCGCTGGGCCTACGAGGGCGTCGTCTTCGAGCCCAGCGGCGTCGACCACTCGTCCCCCGGGTCCTCCTTCCAGGTCGGCGGGCAGATCGTCGGCATCTTCGGCGGCGAGCAGCCGATCGGCCCGATGTACGCCTTCGTCGGCATCAGCGGCATGGCCAAGATGTCCTCGTCCAAGGGCGGCGTGCCCACCCCGGCCGACGCCCTGAAGATCATGGAGCCGCAGCTGCTGCGCTGGCTGTACGCCCGCCGCCGCCCCAACCAGTCCTTCAAGATCGCCTTCGACCAGGAGATCCAGCGGCTCTACGACGAGTGGGACCGCCTCGACGCCAAGGTCGCCGACGGCTCGGCCCTCCCCGCCGACGCCGCCGCGCACTCCCGCGCGGTGCGCACGGCCGCGGGTGAGCTGCCGCGCACGCCCAGGCCGCTGCCCTACCGCACGCTCGCCTCCGTGGCCGACATCACCGCCGGGCACGAGGACCAGGCGCTGCGCATCCTCGGCGAGCTGGACCCGGCCGACCCGATCGCCTTGCTGGACCAGGCCCGGCCGCGCTACGACAAGGCCGAGGCGTGGATCAACACCCACGTCCCCGCCGACCAGCGCACCATCGTGCGCCAGGAGCCCGACGCCGAGCTGCTCAAGTCCCTCGACGAGCCGAGCCGGCAGTCCCTGCGGCTGCTGCTCGACGGGCTGGCCGACCACTGGTCCCTGGACGGGCTCACCCACCACGTCTACGGGGTCCCCAAGGTCCAGGCGGGCTTCCCGGCCGACGCCACGCCCAAGGAGCTGCCGCCGGAGATCAAGACCGCCCAGCGGACGTTCTTCGCGCTGCTCTACCACCTGCTCGTCGGCCGCGACACCGGCCCGCGCCTGCCCACGCTGCTGCTCGCGGTGGGGCAGGACCGGGTGCGGACCCTGCTCGGCGAGTAG
- a CDS encoding DUF2637 domain-containing protein, with product MAAPLQLTRTHRVLIGLVVFGAVIIAGIGFAGSYAAVRELALKKGFGNFSYVFPIGIDAGICVLLALDLLLTWIRIPFPLLRQTAWLLTAATIAFNGAAAWPDPLGVGMHGVIPILFVVSVEAARHAIGRIADITADKHMEGVRLTRWLLSPVPTFLLWRRMKLWELRSYEQVIKLEQERLVYRARLRSRFGRAWRRKAPVESLMPLRLARYGVPLAQTGPAGLAAAGIEPALLPPVPRQLQETDPQVPAGEQRAELVKGPEADRPRPADRSGPQDRSGPEDPPHGAGEEDGPEQSPWFNTRQVAYQGGYDPSYDPGEQYAQWYEEQQQADEYRDQYEEEPPLQEPSPEETGSFPIPVVPGRTRELGEGAGTAEPAPTEEDYYTVFRKSIDGSYPTVAQFRGDVEATFGVPLAPREADRMVKAFSERHMRELQEEHIA from the coding sequence GTGGCCGCGCCACTTCAGCTGACCCGGACGCACCGCGTCCTCATCGGCCTGGTCGTCTTCGGTGCCGTCATCATCGCCGGGATCGGCTTCGCGGGTTCGTACGCGGCGGTGCGGGAGCTGGCCCTGAAGAAGGGGTTCGGGAATTTCAGTTACGTCTTCCCGATCGGCATCGACGCGGGCATCTGTGTGCTGCTCGCCCTGGACCTGCTGCTGACCTGGATCCGCATCCCCTTCCCGCTGCTGCGGCAGACGGCGTGGCTGCTGACGGCGGCGACGATCGCGTTCAACGGCGCCGCGGCCTGGCCCGATCCGCTGGGCGTGGGCATGCACGGCGTGATCCCGATCCTGTTCGTGGTGTCGGTGGAGGCCGCCCGGCACGCGATCGGCCGGATCGCCGACATCACCGCCGACAAGCACATGGAGGGGGTCCGCCTCACCCGCTGGCTGCTCTCGCCGGTGCCGACGTTCCTGTTGTGGCGGCGCATGAAGCTGTGGGAGCTGCGCTCCTACGAGCAGGTCATCAAGCTGGAGCAGGAGCGGCTGGTCTACCGGGCCCGGCTGCGGTCCCGCTTCGGCCGCGCCTGGCGCCGCAAGGCGCCCGTGGAGTCCCTGATGCCGCTGCGGCTGGCCCGCTACGGCGTCCCGCTGGCCCAGACCGGCCCCGCCGGGCTGGCGGCGGCGGGCATCGAACCGGCCCTGCTCCCGCCGGTGCCGCGGCAGCTCCAGGAGACGGACCCGCAGGTTCCCGCGGGCGAGCAGCGCGCCGAGCTGGTCAAGGGCCCGGAGGCGGACCGTCCCCGGCCCGCGGACCGGTCCGGGCCCCAGGACCGGTCCGGGCCCGAGGATCCGCCGCACGGTGCCGGGGAGGAGGACGGCCCGGAGCAGAGCCCCTGGTTCAACACCCGCCAGGTCGCCTACCAGGGCGGTTACGACCCCAGCTACGACCCGGGCGAGCAGTACGCCCAGTGGTACGAGGAGCAGCAGCAGGCCGACGAGTACCGGGACCAGTACGAGGAGGAGCCCCCGCTGCAGGAGCCCTCGCCGGAGGAGACGGGCAGCTTCCCGATACCGGTCGTGCCGGGCCGCACCCGCGAGCTGGGCGAGGGTGCCGGCACGGCCGAGCCGGCCCCGACCGAGGAGGACTACTACACGGTCTTCCGGAAGTCGATCGACGGCAGCTACCCCACGGTGGCCCAGTTCCGGGGCGACGTGGAGGCGACCTTCGGGGTGCCGCTGGCTCCGCGTGAGGCCGATCGCATGGTGAAGGCGTTCAGCGAGCGCCACATGCGGGAGCTCCAGGAAGAGCACATCGCCTAG
- the argS gene encoding arginine--tRNA ligase — MASVTSLSDSVQQHLASALTATRPEAAGADPLLRRSDRADYQANGILALAKKTKANPRELATEVVGRITTGDELIKDVEVSGPGFLNITVADRAITANLAARLADGERLGVPLKQDAGTTVVDYAQPNVAKEMHVGHLRSAVIGDALRSMLDFTGEKTIGRHHIGDWGTQFGMLIQYLFEHPGELAPAGDVDGEQAMSNLNRVYKASRAVFDTDEEFKERARRRVVALQSGDKETLELWQQFVDESKVYFYSVFEKLDMEIRDDEIVGESAYNDGMPETARLLEEMGVAVRSEGALVVFFDEIRGKDDQPVPLIVQKADGGFGYAASDLTAIRNRVQDLHATTLLYVVDVRQSLHFRMVFETARRAGWLGDEVTAHNMGYGTVLGADGKPFKTRAGETVRLEDLLDEAVQRAAEVVREKARDLTEDEIQERAAQVGIGAVKYADLSTSPNRDYKFDLDQMVSLNGDTSVYLQYAYARIQSILRKAGEVRPAAHPELELHEAERALGLHLDAFGSTVFEAAAEYAPHKLAAYLYQLASLYTTFYDKCPVLKAGTPEQVENRLFLCDLTARTLHRGMALLGIRTPERL, encoded by the coding sequence ATGGCCTCGGTCACGTCCCTCAGCGACTCCGTCCAGCAGCACCTCGCGTCCGCCCTGACGGCCACCCGGCCGGAGGCCGCCGGCGCGGACCCGCTGCTGCGACGAAGCGACCGGGCGGACTACCAGGCCAACGGCATCCTCGCGCTGGCCAAGAAGACGAAGGCCAACCCGCGGGAGCTGGCGACCGAGGTCGTCGGGCGGATCACCACCGGTGACGAGCTGATCAAGGACGTCGAGGTCTCCGGCCCCGGCTTCCTCAACATCACCGTCGCCGACCGGGCGATCACCGCGAACCTGGCCGCGCGGCTCGCGGACGGCGAGCGCCTCGGCGTGCCGCTGAAGCAGGACGCGGGCACCACGGTCGTCGACTACGCCCAGCCGAACGTGGCGAAGGAGATGCACGTCGGCCACCTGCGCTCGGCGGTCATCGGCGACGCCCTGCGCTCCATGCTCGACTTCACCGGCGAGAAGACGATCGGCCGGCACCACATCGGCGACTGGGGCACCCAGTTCGGCATGCTCATCCAGTACCTGTTCGAGCACCCCGGCGAGCTGGCCCCGGCCGGGGACGTCGACGGCGAGCAGGCCATGTCGAACCTGAACCGGGTGTACAAGGCGTCGCGCGCGGTCTTCGACACGGACGAGGAGTTCAAGGAGCGGGCCCGGCGGCGGGTCGTCGCCCTCCAGTCCGGCGACAAGGAGACCCTCGAGCTGTGGCAGCAGTTCGTGGACGAGTCGAAGGTCTACTTCTACTCCGTCTTCGAGAAGCTCGACATGGAGATCCGCGACGACGAGATCGTCGGCGAGTCCGCGTACAACGACGGCATGCCCGAGACCGCCCGCCTGCTGGAGGAGATGGGCGTCGCGGTGCGCTCCGAGGGCGCGCTCGTGGTGTTCTTCGACGAGATCCGCGGCAAGGACGACCAGCCGGTGCCGCTGATCGTGCAGAAGGCCGACGGCGGCTTCGGCTACGCGGCCTCCGACCTGACCGCGATCCGCAACCGGGTCCAGGACCTGCACGCCACCACGCTGCTGTACGTCGTCGACGTACGCCAGTCGCTGCACTTCAGGATGGTCTTCGAGACGGCCCGCCGGGCCGGCTGGCTCGGCGACGAGGTCACCGCGCACAACATGGGCTACGGCACGGTGCTCGGCGCGGACGGCAAGCCCTTCAAGACGCGTGCGGGCGAAACCGTGCGCCTCGAGGACCTGCTGGACGAGGCGGTGCAGCGGGCGGCCGAGGTCGTCCGGGAGAAGGCGCGGGACCTCACCGAGGACGAGATCCAGGAGCGGGCGGCACAGGTCGGCATCGGCGCCGTGAAGTACGCGGACCTGTCCACGTCGCCGAACCGCGACTACAAGTTCGACCTGGACCAGATGGTCTCGCTCAACGGCGACACCAGCGTCTACCTCCAGTACGCCTACGCCCGCATCCAGTCCATCCTGCGCAAGGCCGGCGAGGTCCGCCCGGCCGCCCACCCGGAGCTGGAGCTGCACGAGGCGGAGCGCGCGCTGGGCCTGCACCTGGACGCGTTCGGCAGCACCGTCTTCGAGGCGGCCGCGGAGTACGCCCCGCACAAGCTGGCCGCGTACCTGTACCAGCTGGCGTCGCTGTACACGACGTTCTACGACAAGTGCCCCGTCCTCAAGGCCGGGACGCCGGAGCAGGTGGAGAACCGCCTCTTCCTGTGCGACCTCACGGCCCGTACTCTGCACCGGGGCATGGCCCTGCTGGGCATCCGGACGCCCGAGCGACTCTGA
- a CDS encoding SDR family NAD(P)-dependent oxidoreductase codes for MATAAAAPSAASRIAVVTGASSGIGAATARQLAAAGYRVVLTARRKDRIEALAEEIEAAGHKATAYPLDVTDREAVDEFATAFKTVGVLVNNAGGALGADPVATGDPDDWRRMYETNVIGTLNLTQALLPKLEASGDGTVVVVSSTAGLSTYEGGAGYVAAKHGEHVLAETLRLEIVGRPVRVVEIAPGMVKTDEFALTRFAGDQDKAAKVYQGVAAPLTADDVADTITWAVTRPAHVNIDLLVVRPRAQASNTKVHREA; via the coding sequence ATGGCCACCGCAGCAGCCGCCCCGTCCGCCGCCTCCCGCATCGCCGTCGTCACCGGCGCGAGCAGCGGCATCGGCGCCGCCACGGCCCGGCAGCTCGCCGCGGCCGGGTACCGCGTGGTCCTCACCGCCCGCCGCAAGGACCGCATCGAGGCGCTGGCCGAGGAGATCGAGGCGGCCGGGCACAAGGCGACGGCCTACCCCCTGGACGTCACCGACCGCGAGGCGGTCGACGAGTTCGCCACCGCCTTCAAGACGGTCGGCGTCCTGGTCAACAACGCGGGCGGCGCGCTCGGCGCCGACCCGGTGGCCACCGGCGACCCGGACGACTGGCGCCGCATGTACGAGACGAACGTCATCGGCACCCTCAACCTCACCCAGGCCCTGCTCCCCAAGCTGGAGGCGAGCGGCGACGGCACGGTCGTGGTCGTCTCCTCCACCGCGGGCCTGTCCACCTACGAGGGCGGCGCGGGCTACGTCGCCGCCAAGCACGGCGAACACGTCCTCGCCGAGACCCTGCGCCTGGAGATCGTCGGCCGCCCGGTCCGCGTCGTCGAGATCGCGCCCGGCATGGTCAAGACCGACGAGTTCGCCCTGACCCGCTTCGCCGGCGACCAGGACAAGGCGGCCAAGGTCTACCAGGGCGTCGCCGCCCCCCTGACCGCCGACGACGTCGCCGACACCATCACCTGGGCGGTCACCCGCCCCGCCCACGTCAACATCGACCTCCTGGTCGTCCGCCCCCGCGCCCAGGCCTCGAACACGAAGGTGCACCGGGAGGCGTAG